Genomic window ([Eubacterium] hominis):
TTATCAACGTTGGTCGATAAAATTAAAAATATCGTTTATGTGAGTATACATATGATGAGTATATGAAATGCAGACTTTTGTGATAAAATGATATCTTGCATGAAATATAAAAAAACTTCGATTCCTCGAAGTTCATTTATACAATGGTGCGGATGACAGGAATCGAACCTGCACGCCGAAGCACTAGATCCTAAGTCTAGCGTGTCTGCCAGTTTCACCACATCCGCATTTGCCTTGATATTATAACATCTAAATTTATAGAATGCAATACTTTTTTTAATTTTATGCATTATAGCGTAAAAATAATTATATAAAATAATTCCTGTGCTTGCTATCGTATCACAACACCGGTATAATGAAAGAAAGATACTGGGGTTGCATTCTGAAAAACGCACAAAAGGAACATATATGTTTTATGAAGATATAGAAAAATGAAATCAGGTGAGTCTTATGAAAATCTTATTAATAAGTGATACGCATGGAGAATTAGAAAATACTAGAAAACTGATCCATAAACATAAGGATGTGGATTTAAAAATAGATTTAGGTGATATTGGATTTGCGTTAAAAGAATTAGATGGTTTTGTGGTGGTTAAAGGAAATCATGATAAAGCGTTAAAGCTACCAATAGAGCGAATTGTGGAAGTAGAAAATCATCGCATTTTATGCGTACATGGAGATATATTTGAAGCAGATGTCATGGAGGAAGTCTTTTCCTTAATGATCGATGAGAAAGAAGATATCATGCAGGTATGTATGGATGTTTTATATCATCATATTGCTGATTATGCAAAGAAGAAACAATGTGATATCGTCTTTTTTGGTCACACACATATCCGAGTATGGGAAATTTATGATGGAATCACAATCGTGAATCCTGGTTCTTTATTGTTTGGAATGGATGGTAATGATAAAAGTTATGCCATTGTGAATGTCACAAAAGAAGATGTACAGGTAGAATTTTATGATATGAAAGGAAAAAATATAAAATGAAAGTCGTTTGTGTAAATATTGATAAAATTGATTATGATGGAAAATTAGATCGCTCATGTATACCGGGAGAAGTTACTTTTTATTCTGATAGTAGTAAAACGGAGTTTATGGAACGTGTGAAGCAGGCAGATATCATCGTCACAAAAGAATATGTAGTGAGTGAAGATATGATTATGCAACTACCGGATCGTGTAAAAATGATTTGTGAAGCGGGAACTGGGTATAATAACATTGATTTAGAAGCATGTCGAAAGCGTAATATTATGGTCTGCAATACACCAGCATATTCCACAAAAAGAGTTGCACATACAGCAATTATGCTGATTTTGATGCTGGCAAGCTCTATGCCAAAACAGCTGCACATGATACATAAAAAGGATCATCGTAATTTTACACAGCATATGATGGTTGAGCATATGGAAGTAAATGATAAGATATTAGGCATTATTGGAGAGGGCAATATTGGTAAGGAAGTTATAAAAATTGCGCAGGCATTGGATATGAAAATCCTAGTTTATACTCGTACACCAAAGAAAGATCATGATGGGATTTGC
Coding sequences:
- a CDS encoding D-2-hydroxyacid dehydrogenase — encoded protein: MKVVCVNIDKIDYDGKLDRSCIPGEVTFYSDSSKTEFMERVKQADIIVTKEYVVSEDMIMQLPDRVKMICEAGTGYNNIDLEACRKRNIMVCNTPAYSTKRVAHTAIMLILMLASSMPKQLHMIHKKDHRNFTQHMMVEHMEVNDKILGIIGEGNIGKEVIKIAQALDMKILVYTRTPKKDHDGICYVSLEELLKQADFVSLHCPLTPDTKHIINKETLSLMKSTAFLINTSRGALIDEEALLHALQNKKIAGAGLDVQEVEPPREDHPFYEMDQVILTPHMGWRGLETRQRLLQLVSNTLNAYIEGHPINVIVNTNNM
- a CDS encoding metallophosphoesterase family protein, producing MKILLISDTHGELENTRKLIHKHKDVDLKIDLGDIGFALKELDGFVVVKGNHDKALKLPIERIVEVENHRILCVHGDIFEADVMEEVFSLMIDEKEDIMQVCMDVLYHHIADYAKKKQCDIVFFGHTHIRVWEIYDGITIVNPGSLLFGMDGNDKSYAIVNVTKEDVQVEFYDMKGKNIK